The nucleotide sequence TACAAGAGGCCCAAATCCGTGGACTTCATCTCCGAGGAAGAAATGCCCCGCACTGCCACCGGCAAGATCCTGCACCGGGTCCTAAGAGAACGCTACGGCAAATGGAGCGACGCGGTATGAAGTCGTTCGCAAGCATAGTAGAGGGAAGGAGGTAGATTGGGCAATGACACCGTTGCCTGATGGTGAGAAGATCATCGAGGCATTAGCGCAAAATGTTCTCGCCACCTCGCTTGACGACTTGGATGAGGATACCGTGGAATGGGCCAAGACGCGTATACTGGACGTCATTGGGTGCGTGGTGGTGGGGGCGAGAGCCGGGGGCAACGCGGAGTTGGTTAGTATTCTGAAGAAGTGGGGAGGTGCACCGGAAGCCAGCGTCCTGGTTTACGGGTATAAGCTGCCGGCGCCCTCTGCCGCCCTGGCTAACTGTGTTATGGCTCGCTCCTTTGATTACGGACCGGTAGAACCTCGGGCCGGAAGCCAGGGGTTACCCGGGCATTTAAGCGAAACCACCATCCCTACGGCCCTGGCGGTGGGTGAACTGGTGGAGGCCAACGGGGGCGAAATACTGGCTGCTCTTATTGCCGGCGAGGACGTGGCCTGCCGGGTTCTGGCTGCGGGGGGCTTTGATTTCGGTGATGGGTGGGACAGCGTGGGCACGGTCAATGCGATCGGCGCTACCGCCATCGCCGGGCGCCTCCTCGGCCTAAGCCCGGAGCAGTTGAGAAATGCCTTCGGGATAGTGCTTAACCAGCTGAGTGGTTCGTTTCAAGATTACTGGGAGGCCGGCATGACCTTTAAGTTACTCCAAGGTTTATCGGCGCGTAACGGAATCCTGTCTGCCGAGTTGGCCCGGGCCGGCTGGACAGGACCAAAGGATCCGCTCCTGGGCAGGTATGGATACTACCGGTTGTTCGTCAATCGCCGGGTGGATGCGGAGGTGCTCACCCGGGACCTGGGCCGGGCGTATTATACCGATTCCGTGATCAAGCCCTATCCGTCCTGCCGGATCACCCACGGGGCGATCGATTGCGCGCTGGCCATCGCGCGCCAACACCCTATCGTTGCCGGTGAGGTGGAGGCTGTGCGTGTGTACGTTGCGCCTCAGGTTCTTGAGCACTTTGCCGCACGGCCCTTCGTCCCCAAATCTTTTCTTCACGCCCGAGCGGCCTTTAGCTTCCAATATACCGTGGCCAGCGCCTTAGCCAGGGGGCGGTTGAAACCCGCGGACTTTACGGAGGAAGCAATTCGGGACCCCCAGGTGGCGTGGCTCGCGGGGCGAGTCAAATTAGCAGGGTCCCCCGGGGTGGAAGGCCTGGGGGCAGAGGTCGAAGTCCGGCTGAAAGACGGTCGGGTCTTTCGGGAGGCGGTGGCAGTGCCACGAGGCGACAGGTGGGCTAGTCCGCTCTCGGCAGAGGAAATCAGAAATAAGTTTCTAGAAAATTTAAGTTTTAAAGGTCTCGATATTGAAATAGGGTACCAAATATTACAATTATGCCAAAATTTTGAGCACCTAAAAAACCCTGCCGTATTATGTGAACTGCTGTCGTCGCGCCCTCCACTACGAGGGTCCTGAGGGGAGGTCTATAGGCATGGAAACCAAGCCTGCCTCGGAAAAAGGAGCCGAGGTCAAGAAGGCGATATGTTGGGCTTCACCGGGATGTCACGACCAGTGTTCGATACTGGTGCAGGTAGATGAAGAAGGTCGGATAACTAAGATCAGGGGCAACCGCGAGCTTGGTA is from Clostridia bacterium and encodes:
- a CDS encoding MmgE/PrpD family protein; translated protein: MTPLPDGEKIIEALAQNVLATSLDDLDEDTVEWAKTRILDVIGCVVVGARAGGNAELVSILKKWGGAPEASVLVYGYKLPAPSAALANCVMARSFDYGPVEPRAGSQGLPGHLSETTIPTALAVGELVEANGGEILAALIAGEDVACRVLAAGGFDFGDGWDSVGTVNAIGATAIAGRLLGLSPEQLRNAFGIVLNQLSGSFQDYWEAGMTFKLLQGLSARNGILSAELARAGWTGPKDPLLGRYGYYRLFVNRRVDAEVLTRDLGRAYYTDSVIKPYPSCRITHGAIDCALAIARQHPIVAGEVEAVRVYVAPQVLEHFAARPFVPKSFLHARAAFSFQYTVASALARGRLKPADFTEEAIRDPQVAWLAGRVKLAGSPGVEGLGAEVEVRLKDGRVFREAVAVPRGDRWASPLSAEEIRNKFLENLSFKGLDIEIGYQILQLCQNFEHLKNPAVLCELLSSRPPLRGS